In one window of Apis mellifera strain DH4 linkage group LG12, Amel_HAv3.1, whole genome shotgun sequence DNA:
- the LOC552108 gene encoding adhesion G protein-coupled receptor A3 isoform X1, with product MRAILLFLILIQTRGKSIQICPKYCTCKPGAQAEWLRIKCNNELQNIRDINIDSVSVELVQLDLSKNNIYAIEANIFKNLTNLKRLNLSRNDITFIGEDCFNGLENLERLDLSKNQISTIDTYTFKTLSNLKRLDLSSNNISMMKPSLFHDLLALERLKLNENRLTTLMEGTFYSLKFLKQLDLSNNPWRCDCELYWFSNWIYNSSIKLSPAPKCASPLNVKGEFVKELKYSENIQCQWLPPTIELRPIHNQVVFAGDSITLKCRAPSITEDKNAKLSWLWYPNTTSEIIDLNSFLDPQKSLSNIKIDNRYLTDSGIVDSSLSIVPVKEEHNGQWNCLLVSTNGNRSKTISVIVISEETRYCPLIVTKNNKGMYTWPKTVVGWKAELPCEGNHLSGLMHMPLKASYQCNITGYWENLNTELCPYISHITKSLEQFSKVNLSLTKINLLETAKKFKNYTGNAIKITDPIEINFITQTIENYLNFIIEEKELGSMLIDVISTLINVPKNILRKAEISFKSCTRIIKAVEKIIEFTPSIQFYKKNMALEEFRVKRDSFTGLICTWYSNNNPEIRFLQCTTNNRTSPINIKDRVIEASIHLPASLLHYSHEIVAYQLMISVYSNNRLFPKINNNDNMDIASCVIGSKLYGMSVQNLTEPVYIMLKVPLYYYAGKKLLPVVWDETLNKSGGWTSDGCHLRNVLNNLIVFHCNRLGYYGLLQDTSSFDYDDNSINGAKFRYSNPAIYIGSIATITCLIFMSVTYIICYTSITMPKKAKHCVINTWFAMALLSFFYSIGIYQTENIPICQGVGLILHYLSLCPLLWMAVFASNMYKKLSKSDLEDIPDNELQDQPLPKPLLGLYLVGWGIAMIICGISGAINLREYAGYSYCFLTSGPALVALFVPVGILIMYLVIFHLLIKCSIQNVDMNAQLSEGTQATENMDLELLEPNTNISVDRNSARSAQTVLSDIEDSEHSQITQLKGQIITLILYLISWITAAAAITKPLNAYISFDETIFATLYSFFSSSLGIFILFFYGIARNDVRSQWLKMGCWFQKRKNRCCRTRSISDANPVIAPQSLVQNLVPPISNSQATQVTSDSNSISSSRYTNRSQTYNAFKITDIITNQEISPVNRKMTNVNLVVLHRQQYRSDNSVTTYIEPTCVEMFYNPHQSGVARKFFRKQRRHTKNNNLGPRKQGDGGAVSDAGSCISVPRSTTKLESNIDQTILSSSAKVNNTNIHVELNPINDIKNVNILSDSGGSISEEKNVPVRFVIGQESLFRNVRKVNNNCRLHDSINRMSNSARNNCQKELLNITLHDSDIDIKTDEEKHLQSVSQQCSLEYSSEIESQIISEKSDHNLSEIYETVETVTEAKFLKKDYQSMNEFYELEERQSNVTLKWLTHSNSMHCLPIDTAKPLRNNYCNSLNDITSLTSLKKCEYLKSFTDLQNITSSNLCDKRSLSQKSFNKSELSFFKINSATKDNLIPTTTYITPEISFECASNACTDEYKSKQKLVNSMIDMRSLMHSSCNIIRNLDITNEVESLNKQQNIQNIETNKTHLNNPNTYLQIVKKETSV from the exons gaaattaaatgaaaatagattGACAACTTTAATGGAAGGTACTTTTTATAGCCTAAAATTCTTGAAACAGTT agATTTGTCTAATAATCCGTGGAGATGTGATTGTGAATTGTATTGGTTTAGTAATTGGATTTATAATAGTTCTATTAAATTAag tcCTGCTCCAAAATGTGCATCACCTTTAAATGTCAAAGGTGAATTTGTGAAGGAATTAAAgtattcagaaaatattcaGTGTCAATGGTTACCACCTACAATTGAACTTCGACCAATTCATAATCAAGTAGTATTTGCTGGAGATTCTATAACTTTAAAATGTAGAGCACCTAGCATAACAGAAgacaaaaatgcaaaattaagtTGGCTATGGTATCCTAATACTACTTCTGAAATCatagatttaaattcatttttagatCCACAAAAAagtttatctaatattaaaattgataatagatATCTTACAGATAGTGGTATTGTGGAcag ttCACTTAGTATTGTTCCAGTTAAAGAAGAACATAATGGTCAATGGAATTGTTTATTAGTTTCTACAAATGGTAATAGATCAAAAACAATTAGTGTAATTGTTATTTCTGAAGAAACCCGTTATTGTCCTTTAATAg taactaaaaataataaaggtaTGTACACATGGCCAAAAACTGTAGTAGGATGGAAGGCAGAATTACCATGTGAAGGAAATCATTTATCAGGTTTAATGCATATGCCTTTAAAAGCTTCTTATCAATGTAATATTACTGGATACTGGGAAAATCTAAATACAGAATTATGTCCttatatatcacatataaCAAAAAGCTTAGAACAATTTTCTAAAGTTAATCTTTCACTTacgaaaatcaatttattagaaacagcaaagaaattcaaaaattatacaggaaatgctataaaaataactgatcctattgaaataaattttataactcaaactatagaaaattatttaaattttataattgaagaaaaagaacttGGTTCTATGTTAATCGATGTTATTAGTACTTTAATTAATGTaccaaagaatattttaaggaaagctgaaatttcttttaaatcttgtACACGGATAATAAAAgctgttgaaaaaattatagaatttactccatctatacaattttataaaaaaaatatggcatTGGAAGAATTCAGAGTTAAACGTGATAGTTTCACAGGATTGATATGTACATggtattccaataataatccAGAAATACGATTTTTACAATGTACAACAAACAATAGAACATCtcctattaatataaaagatagagTAATTGAAGCATCAATACATTTACCTGCatctttattacattattcacATGAAATTGTTGCTTATCAATTAATGATTTCCGTATATAGCAATAACAGATTGTtccctaaaataaataataatgataatatggaTATTGCATCTTGTGTCATCGGAAGCaaattat atggaATGTCAGTACAAAACTTAACCGAGCCTGTATATATTATGCTTAAAGTACCTTTGTATTATTAtgctggaaaaaaattattacctgTAGTTTGGgatgaaacattaaataaatcaggTGGTTGGACAAGTGATGGTTGCCATTTAAGAAACGTATTAAACAACTTAATAGTATTTCATTGCAATAGATTAGGATATTATGGCCTTTTACAAGATACATCTTCATTTGATTATGATGATAACAg cataaATGGAGCAAAATTTAGATATTCAAATCCTGCAATATATATTGGTAGCATTGCAACAATaacatgtttaatttttatgtctgttacatatattatttgttacacATCAATTACTATGCCTAAAAAGGCAAAACATTGTGTTATTAATACTTGGTTTGCTATggcattattatcatttttttatagtattggTATTTACCAAACAGAAAATATACCAATTTGTCAAGGTGTTGGTCTTATTTTGCATTACTTATCTTTGTGTCCTTTGTTATGGATGGCAGTATTTGCaag caatatgtataaaaaattatctaaatcagATCTCGAAGATATTCCAGATAATGAACTTCAAGATCAACCACTCCCAAAGCCATTATTAGGACTTTATTTAGTTGGCTGGGGTATAGCTATGATTATTTGTGGTATATCTGGTGCAATAAATTTACGAGAATATGCTGGATATTCTTATTGCTTTCTCACATCTGGTCCTGCACTTGTTGCTCTCTTTGTTCCAGTTGGAATTCTAATTAtgtatttagttatttttcatttacttattaaatgcTCAATACAGAATGTTGATATGAATGCTCAGTTATCTGAAGGTACACAAGCTACAGAAAATATGGATTTAGAATTATTGGAaccaaatacaaatatttctgtGGATAGAAATAGTGCACGTAGTGCACAAACTGTTTTATCTGATATTGAAGATTCAGAACATTCTCAAATAACTCAATTAAAAGgtcaaattattacattaattttatatttaatatcatggaTTACTGCAGCAGCAGCTATAACAAAACCACTAAAtgcatatatttcatttgatgAGACTATATTTGCtacattatattcatttttttctagttCACTTggtatttttatcctttttttttatggaattgcACGAAATGATGTTCGATCACAATGGTTAAAAATGGGTTGTTGGTTTCAAAAACGGAAAAATCGATGTTGTCGAACAAGAAGTATTTCTGATGCGAATCCTGTAATAGCACCACAGTCTTTAGTACAAAATTTAGTACCCCCAATATCTAATTCTCAAGCTACTCAAGTTACATCTGATTCAAATTCCATTAGTTCATCCAGATATACCAATAGATCACAAACTTATAATGCGTTTAAAATTAcagatattataacaaatcaaGAAATCTCACCtgttaatagaaaaatgacaAATGTAAACTTAGTTGTATTACATCGACAACAATATAGGTCTGATAATTCTGTTACAACATATATTGAACCGACTTGTGttgaaatgttttataatccTCATCAAAGTGGAGTTGCTAGAAAATTCTTCAGAAAACAACGTCgtcatacaaaaaataataatctgggTCCTCGGAAACAAGGTGATGGAGGTGCTGTAAGTGATGCTGGTAGTTGTATTTCTGTTCCACGATCTACTACGAAATTAGAAAGTAATATAGACCAAACTATTTTAAGTAGCAGtgcaaaagtaaataatacaaatatccaTGTTGAATTAAAtccaataaatgatattaaaaatgttaatatactCTCAGACAGCGGTGGTAGTATTTcagaggaaaaaaatgttcCAGTGCGATTTGTTATTGGTCAAGAAAGTCTTTTTCGAAATGtaagaaaagttaataataattgtagatTACATGATTCTATAAACAGAATGTCAAATTCTGCAAGAAATAATTgccaaaaagaattattaaatataactttacaTGACTcagatatagatattaaaactGATGAAGAAAAACATTTACAAAGTGTTTCACAACAATGCAGTTTAGAATATAGTTCTGAAATTGAATCACAAATAATTAGTGAAAAAAGTGATCAtaatttatcagaaatttatgaaactgTAGAAACTGTTACAgaagcaaaatttttaaaaaaagattatcaaagtatgaatgaattttatgaattagaaGAACGACAGTCTAATGTTACTTTAAAATGGTTGACTCATTCTAATAGTATGCATTGCCTTCCAATAGATACTGCAAAaccattaagaaataattattgtaattcatTAAATGACATTACATCTCTCAccagtttaaaaaaatgtgaatatttaaaatcatttacagacttacaaaatattacaagCTCAAATTTATGTGATAAAAGATCCCTATctcaaaaatcatttaataaatcagaattatctttttttaaaataaatagcgcaacaaaagataatttaataccAACTACAACATATATAACTCCTGAAATAAGTTTTGAATGTGCCTCTAATGCATGCACTGatgaatataaatctaaaCAAAAACTTGTCAATTCTATGATTGATATGAGATCTCTTATGCATAGttcttgtaatattataagaaatttagatataacAAATGAAGTAGAAAGTTTAAACAAAcaacaaaatatacaaaatattgaaaccaATAAAAcacatttaaataatccaaatacttatttacaaatagtaaaaaaagaaacaagtgTTTAA
- the LOC552108 gene encoding adhesion G protein-coupled receptor A3 isoform X2 has protein sequence MEGTFYSLKFLKQLDLSNNPWRCDCELYWFSNWIYNSSIKLSPAPKCASPLNVKGEFVKELKYSENIQCQWLPPTIELRPIHNQVVFAGDSITLKCRAPSITEDKNAKLSWLWYPNTTSEIIDLNSFLDPQKSLSNIKIDNRYLTDSGIVDSSLSIVPVKEEHNGQWNCLLVSTNGNRSKTISVIVISEETRYCPLIVTKNNKGMYTWPKTVVGWKAELPCEGNHLSGLMHMPLKASYQCNITGYWENLNTELCPYISHITKSLEQFSKVNLSLTKINLLETAKKFKNYTGNAIKITDPIEINFITQTIENYLNFIIEEKELGSMLIDVISTLINVPKNILRKAEISFKSCTRIIKAVEKIIEFTPSIQFYKKNMALEEFRVKRDSFTGLICTWYSNNNPEIRFLQCTTNNRTSPINIKDRVIEASIHLPASLLHYSHEIVAYQLMISVYSNNRLFPKINNNDNMDIASCVIGSKLYGMSVQNLTEPVYIMLKVPLYYYAGKKLLPVVWDETLNKSGGWTSDGCHLRNVLNNLIVFHCNRLGYYGLLQDTSSFDYDDNSINGAKFRYSNPAIYIGSIATITCLIFMSVTYIICYTSITMPKKAKHCVINTWFAMALLSFFYSIGIYQTENIPICQGVGLILHYLSLCPLLWMAVFASNMYKKLSKSDLEDIPDNELQDQPLPKPLLGLYLVGWGIAMIICGISGAINLREYAGYSYCFLTSGPALVALFVPVGILIMYLVIFHLLIKCSIQNVDMNAQLSEGTQATENMDLELLEPNTNISVDRNSARSAQTVLSDIEDSEHSQITQLKGQIITLILYLISWITAAAAITKPLNAYISFDETIFATLYSFFSSSLGIFILFFYGIARNDVRSQWLKMGCWFQKRKNRCCRTRSISDANPVIAPQSLVQNLVPPISNSQATQVTSDSNSISSSRYTNRSQTYNAFKITDIITNQEISPVNRKMTNVNLVVLHRQQYRSDNSVTTYIEPTCVEMFYNPHQSGVARKFFRKQRRHTKNNNLGPRKQGDGGAVSDAGSCISVPRSTTKLESNIDQTILSSSAKVNNTNIHVELNPINDIKNVNILSDSGGSISEEKNVPVRFVIGQESLFRNVRKVNNNCRLHDSINRMSNSARNNCQKELLNITLHDSDIDIKTDEEKHLQSVSQQCSLEYSSEIESQIISEKSDHNLSEIYETVETVTEAKFLKKDYQSMNEFYELEERQSNVTLKWLTHSNSMHCLPIDTAKPLRNNYCNSLNDITSLTSLKKCEYLKSFTDLQNITSSNLCDKRSLSQKSFNKSELSFFKINSATKDNLIPTTTYITPEISFECASNACTDEYKSKQKLVNSMIDMRSLMHSSCNIIRNLDITNEVESLNKQQNIQNIETNKTHLNNPNTYLQIVKKETSV, from the exons ATGGAAGGTACTTTTTATAGCCTAAAATTCTTGAAACAGTT agATTTGTCTAATAATCCGTGGAGATGTGATTGTGAATTGTATTGGTTTAGTAATTGGATTTATAATAGTTCTATTAAATTAag tcCTGCTCCAAAATGTGCATCACCTTTAAATGTCAAAGGTGAATTTGTGAAGGAATTAAAgtattcagaaaatattcaGTGTCAATGGTTACCACCTACAATTGAACTTCGACCAATTCATAATCAAGTAGTATTTGCTGGAGATTCTATAACTTTAAAATGTAGAGCACCTAGCATAACAGAAgacaaaaatgcaaaattaagtTGGCTATGGTATCCTAATACTACTTCTGAAATCatagatttaaattcatttttagatCCACAAAAAagtttatctaatattaaaattgataatagatATCTTACAGATAGTGGTATTGTGGAcag ttCACTTAGTATTGTTCCAGTTAAAGAAGAACATAATGGTCAATGGAATTGTTTATTAGTTTCTACAAATGGTAATAGATCAAAAACAATTAGTGTAATTGTTATTTCTGAAGAAACCCGTTATTGTCCTTTAATAg taactaaaaataataaaggtaTGTACACATGGCCAAAAACTGTAGTAGGATGGAAGGCAGAATTACCATGTGAAGGAAATCATTTATCAGGTTTAATGCATATGCCTTTAAAAGCTTCTTATCAATGTAATATTACTGGATACTGGGAAAATCTAAATACAGAATTATGTCCttatatatcacatataaCAAAAAGCTTAGAACAATTTTCTAAAGTTAATCTTTCACTTacgaaaatcaatttattagaaacagcaaagaaattcaaaaattatacaggaaatgctataaaaataactgatcctattgaaataaattttataactcaaactatagaaaattatttaaattttataattgaagaaaaagaacttGGTTCTATGTTAATCGATGTTATTAGTACTTTAATTAATGTaccaaagaatattttaaggaaagctgaaatttcttttaaatcttgtACACGGATAATAAAAgctgttgaaaaaattatagaatttactccatctatacaattttataaaaaaaatatggcatTGGAAGAATTCAGAGTTAAACGTGATAGTTTCACAGGATTGATATGTACATggtattccaataataatccAGAAATACGATTTTTACAATGTACAACAAACAATAGAACATCtcctattaatataaaagatagagTAATTGAAGCATCAATACATTTACCTGCatctttattacattattcacATGAAATTGTTGCTTATCAATTAATGATTTCCGTATATAGCAATAACAGATTGTtccctaaaataaataataatgataatatggaTATTGCATCTTGTGTCATCGGAAGCaaattat atggaATGTCAGTACAAAACTTAACCGAGCCTGTATATATTATGCTTAAAGTACCTTTGTATTATTAtgctggaaaaaaattattacctgTAGTTTGGgatgaaacattaaataaatcaggTGGTTGGACAAGTGATGGTTGCCATTTAAGAAACGTATTAAACAACTTAATAGTATTTCATTGCAATAGATTAGGATATTATGGCCTTTTACAAGATACATCTTCATTTGATTATGATGATAACAg cataaATGGAGCAAAATTTAGATATTCAAATCCTGCAATATATATTGGTAGCATTGCAACAATaacatgtttaatttttatgtctgttacatatattatttgttacacATCAATTACTATGCCTAAAAAGGCAAAACATTGTGTTATTAATACTTGGTTTGCTATggcattattatcatttttttatagtattggTATTTACCAAACAGAAAATATACCAATTTGTCAAGGTGTTGGTCTTATTTTGCATTACTTATCTTTGTGTCCTTTGTTATGGATGGCAGTATTTGCaag caatatgtataaaaaattatctaaatcagATCTCGAAGATATTCCAGATAATGAACTTCAAGATCAACCACTCCCAAAGCCATTATTAGGACTTTATTTAGTTGGCTGGGGTATAGCTATGATTATTTGTGGTATATCTGGTGCAATAAATTTACGAGAATATGCTGGATATTCTTATTGCTTTCTCACATCTGGTCCTGCACTTGTTGCTCTCTTTGTTCCAGTTGGAATTCTAATTAtgtatttagttatttttcatttacttattaaatgcTCAATACAGAATGTTGATATGAATGCTCAGTTATCTGAAGGTACACAAGCTACAGAAAATATGGATTTAGAATTATTGGAaccaaatacaaatatttctgtGGATAGAAATAGTGCACGTAGTGCACAAACTGTTTTATCTGATATTGAAGATTCAGAACATTCTCAAATAACTCAATTAAAAGgtcaaattattacattaattttatatttaatatcatggaTTACTGCAGCAGCAGCTATAACAAAACCACTAAAtgcatatatttcatttgatgAGACTATATTTGCtacattatattcatttttttctagttCACTTggtatttttatcctttttttttatggaattgcACGAAATGATGTTCGATCACAATGGTTAAAAATGGGTTGTTGGTTTCAAAAACGGAAAAATCGATGTTGTCGAACAAGAAGTATTTCTGATGCGAATCCTGTAATAGCACCACAGTCTTTAGTACAAAATTTAGTACCCCCAATATCTAATTCTCAAGCTACTCAAGTTACATCTGATTCAAATTCCATTAGTTCATCCAGATATACCAATAGATCACAAACTTATAATGCGTTTAAAATTAcagatattataacaaatcaaGAAATCTCACCtgttaatagaaaaatgacaAATGTAAACTTAGTTGTATTACATCGACAACAATATAGGTCTGATAATTCTGTTACAACATATATTGAACCGACTTGTGttgaaatgttttataatccTCATCAAAGTGGAGTTGCTAGAAAATTCTTCAGAAAACAACGTCgtcatacaaaaaataataatctgggTCCTCGGAAACAAGGTGATGGAGGTGCTGTAAGTGATGCTGGTAGTTGTATTTCTGTTCCACGATCTACTACGAAATTAGAAAGTAATATAGACCAAACTATTTTAAGTAGCAGtgcaaaagtaaataatacaaatatccaTGTTGAATTAAAtccaataaatgatattaaaaatgttaatatactCTCAGACAGCGGTGGTAGTATTTcagaggaaaaaaatgttcCAGTGCGATTTGTTATTGGTCAAGAAAGTCTTTTTCGAAATGtaagaaaagttaataataattgtagatTACATGATTCTATAAACAGAATGTCAAATTCTGCAAGAAATAATTgccaaaaagaattattaaatataactttacaTGACTcagatatagatattaaaactGATGAAGAAAAACATTTACAAAGTGTTTCACAACAATGCAGTTTAGAATATAGTTCTGAAATTGAATCACAAATAATTAGTGAAAAAAGTGATCAtaatttatcagaaatttatgaaactgTAGAAACTGTTACAgaagcaaaatttttaaaaaaagattatcaaagtatgaatgaattttatgaattagaaGAACGACAGTCTAATGTTACTTTAAAATGGTTGACTCATTCTAATAGTATGCATTGCCTTCCAATAGATACTGCAAAaccattaagaaataattattgtaattcatTAAATGACATTACATCTCTCAccagtttaaaaaaatgtgaatatttaaaatcatttacagacttacaaaatattacaagCTCAAATTTATGTGATAAAAGATCCCTATctcaaaaatcatttaataaatcagaattatctttttttaaaataaatagcgcaacaaaagataatttaataccAACTACAACATATATAACTCCTGAAATAAGTTTTGAATGTGCCTCTAATGCATGCACTGatgaatataaatctaaaCAAAAACTTGTCAATTCTATGATTGATATGAGATCTCTTATGCATAGttcttgtaatattataagaaatttagatataacAAATGAAGTAGAAAGTTTAAACAAAcaacaaaatatacaaaatattgaaaccaATAAAAcacatttaaataatccaaatacttatttacaaatagtaaaaaaagaaacaagtgTTTAA
- the LOC552084 gene encoding oxygen-dependent coproporphyrinogen-III oxidase: MVPRTLLRNWVSLRHFFHKYSYTVQHKIKNINYIGIGIFTSIIVYSTSGITVLAAQNELDIKRFMAQPITDVKELRKRQDMRKKMELLVMTTQADFCKALESLEDPNHRFKVDRWIRKEGGGGITCVLQDGVVFEKAGVNVSVVTGTLPPGAVQQMRARGKNMQEGSVPFFAAGVSAVIHPRNPMIPTIHFNYRYFEVENSDGSIQWWFGGGTDLTPYYLNEDDIKQFHKTLKIACDKHDLSFYPKYKKWCDDYFFITHRGERRGVGGIFFDDIDTPSQEEAFQFVKSCAEAVIPSYIPLVEKHKNDRYGYAERQWQLLRRGRYVEFNLIYDRGTKFGLYTPGARYESILMSLPLSAKWHYMHEPEPDSKEAELVNVLRNPKEWLK; the protein is encoded by the coding sequence ATGGTACCCCGtacattattaagaaattgggTTTCTTTAcgtcatttttttcataaatattcatatacagttcaacataaaattaaaaatattaactacaTTGGAATTGGTATATTTACGAGTATTATAGTTTATAGTACTTCAGGAATTACAGTATTAGCAGCCCAAAATGAgttagatataaaaagatttatggcACAACCTATTACTGATgttaaagaattaagaaaaagacaggatatgagaaagaaaatggaattattaGTAATGACAACTCAAGCAGATTTTTGTAAAGCTCTGGAGTCTTTAGAAGATCCAAATCATCGTTTTAAAGTTGATAGATGGATTAGAAAGGAAGGTGGTGGAGGAATTACTTGTGTTTTACAAGATGGAGTTGTTTTTGAAAAAGCTGGTGTAAATGTATCTGTTGTCACTGGTACATTACCACCAGGTGCAGTACAGCAAATGAGAGCACGTGGAAAAAATATGCAAGAAGGATCTGTACCATTTTTTGCAGCTGGTGTAAGTGCTGTAATTCATCCTCGTAATCCCATGATCCCAACAATACATTTTAACTATCGCTACTTTGAAGTAGAAAATTCAGATGGTTCAATTCAATGGTGGTTTGGAGGTGGTACTGATCTTACaccttattatttaaatgaagatgatataaaacaatttcataaGACTTTAAAAATTGCATGTGATAAACatgatctttcattttatccaaaatataaaaaatggtgtgatgattatttttttattacacataGAGGAGAACGTAGAGGAGTAGGTGGTATCTTTTTTGATGACATTGATACACCTAGCCAAGAAGAGGCatttcaatttgtaaaatcTTGTGCAGAAGCTGTAATTCCTTCTTACATTCCATTAGttgaaaaacataaaaatgatagataTGGATATGCTGAAAGGCAATGGCAATTATTACGTAGAGGAAGATatgttgaatttaatttaatatatgatcgTGGTACAAAATTTGGTTTATATACACCTGGAGCACGATATGAAAGTATATTAATGTCTTTGCCTTTATCAGCAAAATGGCATTATATGCATGAACCAGAACCTGATTCAAAAGAAGCAGAACTTGTTAATGTATTGAGAAATCCTAAAGAATggttaaagtaa
- the LOC724712 gene encoding serine--tRNA ligase, mitochondrial, protein MWSKKQFGQFFKYSQFSTRILLKKQSTQYNVDSMLHIPEPEYDVDYICNPSNRDIIYNNILARKTTGNIDKVLEFSKKPELRKLFLNELNKIPNQIDPIVLSYGTEPKILKECGHKPEFDFEPQEFSTIVTKLKAFKSNILKPLIGQRGYLFLGDLAELEEALIYYTIKKLMKYNFKLVSVPDIVPTEIIERCGLILDNKKNLVYNLSPFYGDYSLSGTAEMSLAHKVMNTTFDSEDLPLKMAAVSRCFRAEISNLHEEKGLYRVHQFTKVEMFVCSKHEESANQFQELQNIQENLFSSLNLHFRIIDMPSHELGSPAYRKIDIEGWMPGRKMYGELSSCSNCTDYQSRRLGIKYKTKNGEILYVHTLNGTACAIPRMLIALCESYQTKHGRITVPNILAPYMTEKTLIRKQKIADTKLHKFKIFNL, encoded by the exons atgtggtctaaaaaacaatttggccaattttttaaatattctcaattttctACGCGGATTTTG ttaaaaaaacaatcaacACAATATAATGTAGATTCTATGTTGCATATTCCAGAACCTGAATATGATGTAGATTATATATGCAATCCATCTAatcgagatattatttataataatatattagcaaGGAAAACTACTGGAAATATTGATAAAGttcttgaattttcaaaaaaaccagaattaaggaaattattcctaaatgaattaaataaaataccaaaTCAAATAGATCCAATAGTATTATCCTATGGTACAGaaccaaaaattttaaaagaatgtgGACACAAACcagaatttgattttgaaccacaagaattttcaacaatagtcacaaaattaaaagcattcaaaagtaatattttaaaacccTTAATAGGACAACGTGGTTACTTATTTTTAGGAGATTTAGCAGAATTAGAAGAagcattgatttattatacaatcaaaaaattaatgaaatataattttaaacttgtttCTGTTCCTGACATTGTTCCTactgaaataatagaaagatgtggattaatattggataataaaaaaaatcttgtataTAACTTAAGTCCATTTTATGGAGATTACAGTTTATCTGGAACAGCAGAAATGTCTTTAGCTCATAAAGTAATGAATACCACATTTGATTCTGAAGATTTACCATTAAAAATGGCTGCTGTAAGTAGGTGTTTTAGAGCAGAAATATCTAATCTTCATGAAGAGAAAGGTTTATAtag GGTTCATCAATTCACAAAAGTTGAAATGTTTGTATGTTCAAAACATGAGGAATCTGCAAATCAATTTCAAGaacttcaaaatattcaagaaaatttattttcttctttaaatttacattttcgaataattgataTGCCATCTCATGAGTTAGGATCTCCAGCATAtag gaaAATAGATATAGAAGGCTGGATGCctggaagaaaaatgtatgGAGAATTATCTAGTTGTAGTAATTGTACAGATTATCAATCACGAAGACttggtataaaatataaaacaaagaatggagaaattttatatgttcatACTTTAAATGGAACTGCATGTGCTATACCTCGTATGTTAATTGCACTATGTGAATCATATCAAACAAAACATGGTCGTATTACAGTTCCAAACATTTTAGCACCTTACATGACAGAAAAAACACTtattagaaaacaaaaaattgcagATACAAAActtcataaatttaagatatttaatctataa